One part of the Marinobacter sp. M3C genome encodes these proteins:
- the sufC gene encoding Fe-S cluster assembly ATPase SufC — protein sequence MLSIKNLHASVEGKQILKGINLEIKAGEVHAIMGPNGSGKSTLSQVLAGNDAFEVTEGDVTLNGDNLLELPTEMRAREGVFLAFQYPVEIPGVSNLQFLRTAVNAMRKHQGKDDMNAAEFMKLAKQVSKQVDLDPAFLKRGVNEGFSGGEKKRNEIMQALLLQPKLAILDETDSGLDIDALKVVSDGVNALRAPDRAILMITHYQRLLDYIVPDYVHVLADGKIIKSGGRELALELEAKGYGWLGVNDAATASH from the coding sequence ATGCTGAGCATCAAAAACCTGCACGCCTCCGTTGAAGGCAAACAGATTCTCAAAGGCATCAACCTGGAAATAAAAGCCGGCGAAGTTCACGCCATCATGGGCCCCAACGGCTCCGGCAAAAGTACCCTATCGCAGGTGCTGGCAGGCAATGACGCATTTGAAGTCACCGAAGGCGACGTTACCCTCAACGGCGACAACCTGCTTGAACTGCCCACCGAAATGCGTGCCCGCGAAGGCGTTTTTCTGGCGTTCCAATACCCGGTTGAAATTCCCGGCGTCAGCAACCTGCAGTTCCTGCGCACCGCCGTTAACGCCATGCGCAAGCACCAGGGCAAAGACGACATGAACGCCGCTGAATTCATGAAGCTGGCCAAACAGGTTTCCAAACAGGTCGACCTGGACCCCGCTTTTCTTAAACGCGGCGTGAACGAAGGCTTTTCTGGTGGCGAAAAGAAGCGTAACGAAATCATGCAGGCGTTGCTGCTGCAGCCAAAACTCGCCATTCTTGACGAAACCGATTCCGGCCTTGATATAGACGCCCTGAAAGTGGTTTCCGACGGCGTAAACGCCTTGCGCGCGCCCGATCGCGCCATTCTGATGATTACCCATTATCAACGTCTGCTGGATTACATTGTTCCAGATTACGTACACGTACTAGCCGATGGTAAAATCATCAAGTCCGGCGGCCGTGAATTGGCCTTGGAACTGGAAGCGAAGGGTTACGGTTGGCTCGGAGTCAACGACGCAGCAACTGCCAGCCACTGA
- the sufB gene encoding Fe-S cluster assembly protein SufB: MATTDKEVRELIKREYEHGFVTEIESDTFEPGLNEDVIRRLSELKQEPEFMLEWRLKAYRRWLEMEEPDWAHVDYPKVKYNEISYYSAPKRPEDMPQSLDEVDPELLRTYEKLGIPLHERAKLAGVAVDAVFDSVSVVTTFKEPLEKAGVIFCPISEAVQKYPELVKKYLGSVVPAADNYFAALNSAVFSDGSFVYIPKGVRCPMELSTYFRINAANTGQFERTLIIADEGSYVSYLEGCTAPMRDENQLHAAVVELVLLKDAQIKYSTVQNWYPGDENGKGGIYNFVTKRAACIGDNSKVSWTQVETGSAVTWKYPSCILRGDNSVGEFYSVALTHNYQQADTGTKMIHLGKNTRSTVISKGISAGRSSNTYRGLIKFNPGAEGARNFTQCDSLLIGDRCGAHTFPYIESKNKSAIVEHEATTSKVSDEQMFLCRQRGINAEQAVSMIVNGFCKEVFKELPMEFAVEAGKLLEVSLEGSVG, translated from the coding sequence ATGGCGACCACAGACAAAGAGGTAAGAGAACTCATCAAACGGGAATACGAACACGGGTTCGTGACCGAGATTGAGTCAGACACCTTTGAGCCGGGCCTCAATGAAGACGTAATTCGCCGTCTTTCTGAACTCAAGCAAGAACCCGAATTCATGCTGGAGTGGCGCCTGAAAGCCTATCGTCGCTGGCTCGAGATGGAAGAGCCTGACTGGGCACACGTTGATTACCCTAAGGTGAAGTACAACGAGATTTCCTATTACTCCGCGCCCAAGCGCCCGGAAGATATGCCCCAGAGCCTCGACGAAGTTGATCCTGAGCTGCTGCGCACCTATGAAAAATTGGGTATTCCTCTGCATGAGCGGGCCAAACTGGCCGGCGTTGCAGTAGATGCAGTATTCGACTCTGTGTCGGTCGTCACCACTTTTAAAGAGCCACTGGAAAAAGCAGGCGTTATCTTCTGCCCGATTTCAGAAGCGGTTCAAAAATATCCGGAACTGGTGAAGAAGTACCTGGGCAGCGTGGTTCCCGCCGCTGACAACTACTTCGCCGCGCTCAATTCGGCGGTATTCTCCGACGGCTCCTTTGTGTACATCCCCAAAGGTGTGCGCTGCCCGATGGAGTTGTCGACCTATTTCCGCATCAATGCTGCCAACACCGGCCAGTTCGAGCGTACCCTGATTATTGCCGACGAGGGCAGTTACGTTAGCTACCTGGAAGGCTGCACGGCACCCATGCGCGACGAAAACCAGCTGCACGCTGCGGTCGTCGAACTGGTGCTACTGAAAGACGCCCAGATCAAATACTCCACGGTACAGAACTGGTACCCCGGCGATGAAAATGGCAAAGGCGGCATCTACAACTTTGTTACAAAGCGCGCCGCCTGCATCGGTGACAACTCCAAAGTATCCTGGACCCAGGTCGAAACCGGTTCAGCCGTTACCTGGAAATACCCCAGCTGCATACTGCGTGGCGACAACAGCGTGGGTGAATTTTACTCAGTCGCGCTGACCCACAACTACCAGCAGGCCGACACCGGCACGAAAATGATTCACCTGGGCAAGAACACCCGTAGCACGGTGATTTCCAAGGGTATCTCCGCCGGTCGCAGCTCAAACACCTACCGCGGTCTGATTAAGTTCAACCCGGGAGCCGAAGGCGCACGAAACTTCACCCAGTGTGACTCCTTGCTGATTGGTGACCGCTGCGGCGCCCACACTTTTCCGTACATAGAAAGTAAGAACAAGTCGGCCATCGTGGAACACGAAGCGACCACCTCGAAAGTCAGCGACGAACAGATGTTCCTCTGCCGCCAGCGTGGTATTAACGCGGAACAGGCTGTATCCATGATCGTCAACGGCTTCTGTAAAGAAGTCTTCAAAGAGCTGCCCATGGAGTTTGCGGTAGAAGCCGGCAAACTGCTGGAAGTCAGCCTGGAAGGCTCGGTCGGTTAA
- the yegQ gene encoding tRNA 5-hydroxyuridine modification protein YegQ, giving the protein MNTPELLAPAGTPEHLETAFAYGADAVYAGQPRYSLRVRNNSFKNAAALGAGIERAHNLGKQFYLVSNIAPHNDKVRSYLKDLAPVLEQQPDALIMSDPGLIMLVKEHWPDQPIHLSVQANAVNWATVEFWRSQGISRVILSRELALNEIREIRERVPQMELEVFVHGALCMAYSGRCLLSGYMNHRDANQGACTNACRWNYKPVAHCHDQTGDLIACSSDNPVQEALPREIEPKEILLEEPNRPGSLIPAYEDEHGTYIMNSRDLRAVQHVAALCEMGVHSLKIEGRTKSTYYVARTTQAYRRAIDEAVQGKPFDMSLMDELEALSNRGYTEGFLRRHLPQEYQSYERGSSYLGSQQVVGAIADANDQWLTITVKNKFFIGDLLELVTPSGNLRFTLPAMEKLNGGTVDCAPGSGHIVRIPVPPNTPAQLVHSYLTRILPNGTQG; this is encoded by the coding sequence ATGAATACCCCGGAACTGCTTGCGCCCGCTGGCACCCCCGAGCACCTTGAAACCGCCTTTGCCTATGGCGCCGATGCGGTTTATGCCGGCCAGCCCCGCTATTCCCTGCGGGTTCGCAACAACAGTTTCAAGAACGCAGCCGCCTTGGGCGCTGGTATTGAGCGCGCTCACAATTTAGGCAAACAGTTCTATCTGGTCTCTAACATTGCACCCCACAATGACAAGGTTCGCTCCTATCTGAAAGATCTGGCGCCGGTGCTGGAGCAACAACCCGATGCGCTTATCATGTCCGACCCGGGTTTAATCATGCTGGTAAAAGAGCATTGGCCAGACCAGCCCATACACCTGTCTGTTCAGGCCAACGCGGTAAACTGGGCAACAGTAGAATTCTGGCGCAGCCAGGGCATCAGCCGGGTAATTCTGTCACGGGAACTGGCACTGAACGAAATTCGCGAGATCCGCGAGCGGGTGCCGCAGATGGAACTGGAAGTGTTTGTACACGGCGCTCTGTGCATGGCTTACTCCGGCCGCTGCCTGCTGTCGGGCTATATGAACCACCGCGATGCCAACCAGGGCGCCTGCACCAACGCCTGTCGTTGGAACTACAAACCGGTGGCACACTGCCACGATCAAACCGGCGACCTGATCGCCTGCTCTTCTGACAACCCTGTGCAGGAGGCTTTACCCAGGGAGATAGAACCCAAGGAAATTCTGCTGGAAGAACCCAACCGGCCCGGCAGTTTAATTCCTGCTTATGAGGACGAACACGGCACCTACATCATGAATTCCCGTGACCTGCGCGCGGTGCAGCACGTGGCCGCCCTGTGCGAAATGGGCGTGCACTCACTGAAAATTGAAGGCCGCACCAAAAGCACCTACTACGTAGCACGCACTACGCAGGCCTACCGCCGGGCTATTGACGAAGCTGTGCAAGGCAAGCCTTTTGACATGAGCCTGATGGACGAGCTCGAAGCTCTATCGAACCGCGGTTACACCGAAGGATTCCTGCGCCGCCACCTGCCCCAGGAATATCAGAGCTACGAGCGGGGTTCGTCCTATCTGGGCAGCCAGCAGGTGGTGGGCGCCATCGCCGACGCCAACGACCAGTGGCTTACCATCACCGTAAAAAACAAATTCTTCATCGGTGACCTGCTGGAACTGGTCACCCCCAGCGGCAACCTGCGATTCACCCTACCTGCTATGGAAAAGCTGAACGGCGGCACTGTGGATTGCGCCCCCGGCAGCGGCCACATCGTACGTATTCCTGTGCCGCCAAACACTCCGGCGCAGCTTGTTCACAGCTACCTGACACGTATCCTACCGAATGGCACGCAAGGCTAA